Proteins from a genomic interval of Clostridium sp. AN503:
- a CDS encoding acyl-CoA dehydratase activase-related protein, which produces MNLHNTLGIDIGSTTVKIAVLNSENHILFADYERHFANIQETLALLLSRAKEQLGEMSVRPSITGSGGLTLSAHLGVPFTQEVVAVATALQDYAPQTDVAIELGGEDAKIIYFTGGIDQRMNGICAGGTGSFIDQMASLLQTDASGLNEYARNYQMIYPIAARCGVFAKSDIQPLINEGATREDLSASIFQAVVNQTISGLACGKPIRGTVAFLGGPLHFLPELRRAFTRTLNLDQDHVVAPDHSHLFAAIGAAMNAKEDVDVSLEDMIARLTSGIKMEFEVKRMEPLFAAQEDYRVFCERHASHQVLKADITAYSGNCYLGIDAGSTTTKVALVGEDGSLLYSFYDNNNGSTIATAIRAIGEIRELLPESAHIAWSCSTGYGEALLKSAFMLDEGEVETISHYYAAAFFEPDVDCILDIGGQDMKCIRIKDGTVDSVQLNEACSSGCGSFIETFAKSLNYSVEDFAKEALFAENPTDLGSRCTVFMNSNVKQAQKEGATVADISAGLAYSVIKNALFKVIKITSAADLGTHVVVQGGTFYNDAVLRSFERIAGCEAVRPDIAGIMGAFGAALIARERCNHAKGTSMLPLEKILALKYQTSMARCKGCTNHCVLTINRFDGGRQFISGNRCERGLGKEKAKKEVPNLFDYKYHRMFDYEALTPDMAPRGTIGIPRVLNMYENYPFWAVFFKQLGFRTVLSPQSTKNIYELGIESIPSESECYPAKLVHGHISWLIKQGIRDIFYPCIPYERNETPDAGNHFNCPMVTSYAENIKNNVEELTEFQVHFMNPFFAFTNEEILTKQLIVEFGQEYGITSVEVQKAAHAGWQELLASRRDMEKKGEETVAWLKEHGRHGIVLAGRPYHVDPEIHHGIPELITSYGLAVLTEDSVCHLAEVERPLIVTDQWMYHSRLYKAASYVKNSDCLDLIQLNSFGCGLDAVTTDQVHDILTGSGKIYTVLKIDEVNNLGAARIRVRSLIAALRVREQKHFERKVVSSAYNRVVFTKEMKKDYTLLCPQMSPIHFDLIEPAIRAFGYKVEVLQNDSRAAIDVGLQYVNNDACYPSLIVIGQIMDALLSGKYDLDHTAVLMSQTGGGCRASNYIGFIRRALEKAGMPQVPVISVNTNGMETNPGFTFTPALITKAMQAVVYGDVFMRVLYATRPYEKAPGSANALHEKWRKRCIASLSKKSASMIEFGKNIRGIVRDFDDLGRIDIQKPKVGVVGEILVKFSPLANNHIVELLESEGAEAVVPDLMDFLMYCFYNNNFKAERLGGKRSTARLCNMGISLLEYFRKVARKELAASTHFTPPSRIWELADMAKEYVSLGNQTGEGWFLTGEMLELIHSGVKNIVCTQPFGCLPNHIVGKGVIKELRRTHQDANIIAVDYDPGASEVNQLNRIKLMLATANKNLRESM; this is translated from the coding sequence ATGAATTTACATAATACTTTAGGAATCGATATCGGTTCCACTACCGTAAAGATCGCTGTCTTGAACAGCGAAAACCATATATTATTTGCTGATTACGAGCGTCACTTTGCCAATATCCAGGAGACGCTCGCTCTTTTACTTTCAAGAGCAAAAGAACAGCTCGGCGAAATGTCTGTCCGCCCCAGCATCACCGGTTCCGGCGGGCTGACCCTTTCCGCCCACCTGGGCGTTCCGTTTACCCAGGAGGTGGTTGCAGTTGCTACTGCCCTTCAGGATTACGCGCCTCAGACGGATGTAGCCATCGAGCTTGGCGGCGAGGATGCAAAGATCATCTACTTTACCGGCGGTATTGACCAGCGTATGAACGGAATCTGCGCGGGCGGTACCGGTTCTTTTATTGACCAGATGGCGTCCCTTTTGCAGACGGATGCGTCGGGCTTAAACGAATATGCCAGGAACTATCAGATGATCTACCCCATCGCTGCACGCTGCGGTGTATTCGCCAAATCCGACATCCAGCCTCTGATCAATGAAGGCGCCACCCGGGAGGATCTGTCTGCATCCATCTTCCAGGCCGTGGTAAACCAGACCATCAGCGGCCTTGCCTGCGGCAAACCGATACGCGGCACGGTAGCTTTCCTCGGCGGGCCTCTGCACTTTTTGCCGGAACTGCGCCGCGCATTTACACGCACCTTAAACCTGGATCAGGATCATGTTGTGGCCCCGGACCATTCTCATCTGTTTGCCGCCATAGGCGCAGCCATGAACGCAAAAGAGGATGTCGATGTGTCTCTGGAGGACATGATCGCGCGCCTTACCTCCGGCATCAAGATGGAGTTTGAGGTCAAGCGTATGGAGCCGCTTTTTGCTGCCCAAGAGGATTACCGTGTGTTTTGTGAGCGCCATGCCAGCCATCAGGTTCTAAAAGCAGACATTACTGCCTACAGCGGCAATTGTTATCTGGGTATTGACGCCGGTTCCACCACCACCAAGGTAGCTTTAGTGGGCGAGGACGGCAGTCTGCTCTACAGCTTCTACGACAACAACAACGGCAGCACCATCGCCACAGCCATCCGCGCCATCGGGGAGATCCGGGAACTTCTTCCGGAAAGTGCGCACATCGCCTGGTCCTGCTCTACCGGTTACGGCGAAGCCCTTCTAAAATCAGCCTTTATGCTGGATGAAGGCGAAGTAGAGACCATCTCCCACTACTATGCCGCCGCATTTTTCGAGCCGGACGTGGACTGCATCCTGGACATCGGCGGACAGGATATGAAATGCATCCGGATCAAGGACGGCACCGTGGACAGCGTACAGCTCAACGAGGCCTGCTCCTCCGGCTGCGGCTCCTTTATCGAGACTTTTGCAAAGTCGCTGAATTACAGTGTGGAGGATTTCGCTAAGGAGGCGCTCTTTGCAGAGAACCCCACGGACCTAGGCAGCCGCTGCACCGTGTTCATGAATTCCAATGTAAAACAGGCACAGAAGGAGGGCGCGACGGTCGCCGATATCTCCGCCGGGCTTGCATACTCCGTCATCAAGAACGCGCTCTTCAAGGTGATCAAGATCACCAGCGCCGCGGACTTGGGGACCCATGTGGTCGTCCAGGGCGGGACATTTTACAACGACGCCGTTCTGCGCAGCTTTGAGCGGATCGCCGGCTGTGAGGCCGTCCGTCCGGATATCGCAGGCATCATGGGCGCCTTCGGCGCCGCGCTGATCGCCAGGGAACGCTGCAATCATGCAAAAGGCACCAGTATGCTGCCCTTGGAAAAGATCCTCGCGTTAAAATATCAGACCTCCATGGCCCGCTGCAAGGGCTGCACCAACCACTGTGTCCTGACCATCAACCGTTTTGACGGTGGACGCCAGTTCATCAGCGGCAACCGCTGTGAGCGCGGTCTGGGCAAGGAAAAGGCCAAAAAGGAAGTTCCGAACCTGTTTGATTACAAGTATCACCGGATGTTTGACTACGAGGCCCTGACCCCGGATATGGCTCCCCGCGGCACCATCGGGATCCCGCGGGTGCTCAACATGTACGAGAATTATCCGTTCTGGGCTGTGTTCTTTAAGCAGCTTGGATTCCGCACCGTGTTATCGCCCCAGTCCACCAAGAATATTTACGAGCTGGGCATCGAGTCTATCCCCAGCGAATCCGAGTGTTATCCGGCAAAGCTGGTACACGGGCATATTTCCTGGCTGATCAAGCAGGGGATCCGGGATATTTTCTACCCGTGCATCCCGTATGAGCGGAACGAGACGCCGGATGCGGGCAATCATTTCAACTGCCCGATGGTCACCTCCTATGCGGAGAATATCAAGAATAACGTGGAAGAGCTGACAGAATTCCAGGTACATTTCATGAATCCGTTTTTCGCCTTCACCAACGAGGAGATCCTGACAAAACAGCTGATCGTGGAGTTTGGACAGGAATACGGAATCACCTCTGTAGAAGTACAGAAAGCGGCTCACGCCGGATGGCAGGAGCTTTTGGCTTCCCGCCGGGATATGGAGAAGAAGGGTGAGGAAACGGTCGCCTGGCTGAAGGAACACGGCCGTCACGGCATTGTGCTGGCTGGACGCCCCTACCATGTGGATCCGGAGATCCACCACGGCATTCCGGAGCTGATCACATCCTACGGGCTGGCAGTCCTGACGGAGGACTCTGTCTGCCATCTGGCTGAGGTGGAACGCCCGCTGATCGTCACCGACCAGTGGATGTATCATTCCCGGCTGTACAAGGCGGCTTCCTATGTGAAGAACAGCGACTGTCTGGACTTGATCCAGCTCAACTCCTTTGGCTGCGGCCTGGACGCCGTCACCACAGATCAGGTTCACGACATCCTGACCGGCTCCGGCAAGATCTACACGGTGCTGAAGATCGATGAGGTAAACAACTTGGGCGCGGCACGGATCCGTGTCCGTTCCCTGATCGCTGCCCTGCGGGTCCGTGAACAGAAACATTTTGAACGGAAGGTAGTCTCCAGCGCTTACAACCGCGTCGTTTTCACGAAGGAGATGAAGAAGGATTACACCCTGCTCTGTCCCCAGATGTCGCCGATCCATTTCGACCTGATCGAGCCCGCCATCCGGGCTTTTGGATACAAGGTTGAGGTCCTGCAGAATGACAGCCGCGCTGCCATCGACGTGGGCCTCCAGTATGTCAATAACGACGCATGTTATCCATCCCTGATCGTCATCGGGCAGATCATGGATGCGCTGCTCTCCGGCAAATACGACCTGGACCACACCGCGGTACTGATGAGCCAGACCGGAGGCGGCTGCCGCGCTTCCAACTACATAGGCTTTATCCGCCGCGCTCTGGAAAAAGCGGGGATGCCGCAGGTTCCGGTCATCTCTGTCAACACCAACGGCATGGAGACCAACCCGGGCTTCACCTTCACGCCTGCGCTGATCACCAAGGCGATGCAGGCGGTGGTATACGGCGATGTTTTCATGCGTGTACTTTATGCAACCCGTCCATACGAAAAGGCGCCCGGCTCCGCCAATGCCCTTCACGAAAAATGGAGAAAGCGCTGCATTGCAAGCCTCTCCAAAAAATCGGCCAGCATGATCGAATTCGGAAAAAATATCCGCGGGATCGTACGGGATTTCGATGATCTGGGCCGGATTGACATCCAGAAGCCGAAGGTAGGCGTAGTAGGCGAGATCCTGGTGAAATTCTCTCCGCTCGCCAACAACCACATTGTAGAACTTCTGGAGTCGGAAGGCGCCGAAGCCGTGGTCCCGGACCTGATGGACTTTTTGATGTACTGCTTCTACAACAACAACTTCAAGGCAGAGCGCTTAGGCGGCAAACGCTCCACCGCACGGCTCTGCAATATGGGCATCTCCCTGCTGGAGTATTTTAGAAAAGTAGCAAGAAAAGAGCTTGCCGCCAGCACCCACTTCACCCCGCCGTCCCGCATCTGGGAACTGGCGGACATGGCAAAAGAGTACGTCTCCTTAGGCAACCAGACCGGCGAAGGCTGGTTCCTCACCGGTGAGATGTTAGAGCTGATCCACAGCGGTGTCAAAAACATCGTCTGCACCCAGCCCTTCGGCTGCCTCCCGAACCACATTGTAGGAAAAGGAGTGATCAAAGAGCTGCGAAGGACCCACCAGGACGCCAACATCATCGCCGTAGACTACGACCCCGGAGCCAGTGAAGTAAACCAGTTAAACCGAATCAAACTAATGCTCGCTACGGCGAATAAAAACCTCCGCGAAAGCATGTAG
- the buk gene encoding butyrate kinase, which produces MKEFKVFAINPGSTSTKIAMFEGNEAVFSKNVSHDAEKLKEFQEISDQFEYRKETIMEELKRAGQTLLGVDAFSARGGGLVNVEGGVFSIGEKLLEHARSGFTVKHPATLGAQLAAAFAEEYGGSAFVVNPPDVDEFTDEARVTGLRGIYRESRIHALNQKEIGIRYAEKLGKRYEDLNLIICHIGGGVSVTAHKHGKMVDSNDIANGDGPMAPTRCGQLPVKDVINLCFSGEFTEKEMRDKVTKTGGLVDHLGTSDAREVERMIQDGNQYAKLVYDAMLYGIGKTAGSMAAVLHGNVDAVVLTGGISHSKYVVGYLKNMISFLAPVEVMAGEFEMEALAAGAVRVLSGKEMAKIYTGKPVWGGFGFGV; this is translated from the coding sequence ATGAAAGAATTTAAAGTATTTGCGATCAATCCCGGCTCCACTTCTACCAAAATCGCAATGTTTGAAGGAAATGAAGCTGTGTTTTCAAAAAATGTCTCACACGATGCGGAGAAACTGAAGGAATTTCAGGAAATCAGCGATCAGTTTGAGTATCGCAAAGAGACGATTATGGAGGAGCTAAAAAGGGCGGGACAGACGCTTCTGGGGGTGGACGCTTTTTCTGCCCGGGGCGGTGGGCTTGTTAACGTTGAGGGCGGAGTGTTCAGCATCGGTGAGAAACTGCTGGAGCATGCGAGGTCAGGGTTTACAGTAAAGCACCCGGCGACGCTGGGGGCGCAGCTGGCGGCAGCATTTGCAGAAGAGTATGGAGGATCGGCATTTGTGGTCAATCCGCCGGATGTGGATGAATTTACGGATGAGGCTCGTGTGACCGGTCTGAGAGGGATTTACCGTGAGAGTCGTATTCATGCTTTAAATCAAAAAGAAATCGGTATCCGTTACGCGGAAAAGCTGGGGAAAAGATATGAGGACTTGAATCTGATCATTTGCCATATTGGAGGAGGAGTATCTGTGACAGCCCACAAACATGGAAAAATGGTTGACTCCAATGATATCGCAAACGGCGATGGTCCCATGGCGCCGACCCGCTGCGGACAGCTTCCAGTGAAAGACGTGATCAATCTGTGCTTTTCGGGGGAATTTACTGAGAAAGAAATGCGGGATAAAGTGACTAAAACCGGCGGACTGGTAGATCACCTGGGAACTTCTGACGCGCGGGAGGTAGAACGGATGATACAGGACGGAAATCAATACGCGAAACTGGTTTATGACGCCATGTTGTACGGGATTGGAAAGACAGCAGGTTCCATGGCCGCCGTGCTTCACGGAAATGTGGATGCTGTTGTGCTGACTGGCGGGATTTCTCATTCTAAATATGTAGTAGGGTATTTGAAAAATATGATCTCATTTCTTGCTCCGGTTGAAGTTATGGCGGGTGAATTTGAGATGGAGGCTCTGGCGGCAGGCGCGGTTAGGGTGTTGAGTGGGAAGGAAATGGCAAAGATTTATACTGGTAAACCGGTGTGGGGGGGATTTGGATTTGGTGTGTGA
- a CDS encoding aconitase/3-isopropylmalate dehydratase large subunit family protein — MDKIFSGKIWKFGDDIDTDTIIPGKRGTIPTIEEMKKYAFELLKPEFGSTVQAGDILVAGSNFGCGSSREQAATVLSYNGVRCIIAKSFARIFFRNAFNSGILLLQCDGIQDVCEGGDIVTVDVEGQTVSVNGKSFRVGAVPENLFNIVSNGGLIEDTRKRIAAGLKKSEMKPLTIEQCRKPGYTMAEKLLKKNAGKEHVEPGDIVITRPDMFMIHDIYTTYLVDTMNKIGADKIDDPDKVTIVWDHCMPTAVAKNDYSHYDAGLELATRYGIKKLHIGEGICHTIMHEAKYAKPGQIATATDSHTTTYGGAGNFCSGIGTAEMAAALITGELWFKVPDAIKIVLNGHLQDGVMSKDVILKILGDIKADGGQYKSLEFTGPAAHEMSMEQRFTVANMALEAGAKCGLFEADEKTAEYYDMPLSEIDWVCVDEDAKYEKVLTYDVSSLEPQLSCPQGVDNVHPVSEIAGTKIDEVYLGSCTNGSIEDMAAAAEILKGKKIARGLRFIVVPATNTIFKQAMELGYIRTFIEAGAVISHPCCGLCCGMPYGLMTDDERILSTANRNFIGRQGTKKTLSYLCSPTVAAATAIAGVVTDPRS; from the coding sequence ATGGACAAGATATTCAGCGGTAAGATTTGGAAATTCGGAGATGATATTGATACAGATACTATTATTCCGGGAAAACGCGGGACAATTCCCACAATCGAAGAAATGAAGAAATACGCGTTTGAGCTGTTGAAGCCGGAGTTTGGTTCCACGGTCCAGGCGGGAGATATTTTGGTTGCAGGGAGCAACTTTGGCTGTGGTTCCAGCCGTGAACAGGCGGCTACCGTTCTTTCTTATAACGGCGTCCGTTGCATCATTGCCAAAAGCTTTGCCAGAATCTTTTTCCGAAATGCATTTAACAGCGGAATCCTTCTGCTGCAATGTGACGGAATTCAGGACGTCTGTGAAGGCGGAGATATCGTGACGGTGGATGTGGAAGGACAGACCGTATCAGTCAATGGAAAAAGCTTCAGGGTGGGGGCTGTCCCGGAGAATCTGTTTAACATTGTTTCAAACGGAGGATTGATCGAGGATACCAGGAAGCGGATCGCAGCAGGACTTAAAAAATCAGAGATGAAACCGTTAACCATTGAGCAGTGCCGTAAGCCGGGCTATACTATGGCTGAGAAGCTTTTGAAAAAGAATGCAGGGAAAGAGCATGTAGAACCTGGGGATATCGTGATCACAAGGCCGGATATGTTTATGATCCATGACATTTACACCACTTATCTGGTGGATACCATGAATAAGATCGGTGCAGATAAGATTGACGATCCGGATAAGGTGACAATCGTCTGGGATCACTGTATGCCGACCGCAGTGGCGAAGAACGACTACAGCCATTACGATGCAGGCCTGGAACTGGCTACCCGGTATGGAATCAAAAAGCTGCATATCGGCGAGGGTATCTGCCACACCATTATGCATGAAGCAAAATATGCAAAACCGGGGCAGATCGCCACAGCCACCGACAGCCATACGACCACCTATGGCGGTGCAGGAAATTTCTGCAGCGGCATCGGTACAGCCGAGATGGCGGCGGCCCTGATTACCGGAGAACTCTGGTTTAAGGTTCCGGATGCGATCAAGATTGTGCTGAATGGACATCTGCAGGACGGCGTTATGTCAAAGGATGTTATTCTCAAAATACTGGGCGATATTAAGGCGGATGGCGGTCAGTACAAATCTCTGGAATTTACGGGTCCTGCAGCACATGAGATGAGTATGGAACAGCGATTTACAGTAGCCAATATGGCGCTGGAAGCAGGCGCGAAATGCGGTCTGTTTGAGGCGGATGAGAAAACCGCAGAATACTACGATATGCCGTTGTCAGAGATTGACTGGGTCTGCGTTGATGAAGATGCAAAATATGAAAAGGTGTTAACCTATGATGTGAGCAGTCTGGAACCGCAGCTGTCCTGTCCGCAGGGGGTGGATAATGTTCATCCGGTCAGCGAAATTGCAGGTACCAAAATCGATGAGGTGTATTTAGGAAGCTGTACAAACGGGAGCATTGAGGACATGGCGGCGGCAGCTGAGATCCTTAAGGGCAAAAAGATTGCCAGGGGACTGCGTTTTATCGTAGTTCCAGCGACCAACACCATTTTCAAACAGGCGATGGAGTTGGGATATATCAGGACATTCATTGAAGCCGGAGCTGTGATCTCTCATCCGTGCTGCGGTCTCTGCTGCGGTATGCCGTACGGACTGATGACAGACGATGAGAGGATCCTGTCCACAGCAAACCGCAACTTTATCGGAAGACAGGGGACGAAAAAGACTCTGAGCTATCTGTGCAGCCCGACTGTTGCGGCGGCAACTGCAATTGCGGGAGTTGTGACAGATCCGCGCAGTTAA
- a CDS encoding magnesium transporter CorA family protein, with protein sequence MIRIFKTEDGMIHQVDEAESGCWIALTNPTATEILEVAERYGIDPDHVKAPLDEEERSRIESEEDYSLVLVDIPMIEERNEKDWYVTIPMGIIMTNDIIVTVCLEDTPVLTAFMDGRVRDFYTYMKTRFILQILYKNASLYLQYLRIIDKKSEVVERELHKSQRNRELIELLELEKSLVYFTTSLRSNEVVLEKLLKSEKIKKYPEDTDLLEDVIIENKQAIEMANIYSGILSGTMDAFASVISNNLNIVMKFLATITIVMSIPTMVASLYGMNVNHVGMPFADSPYGFWIVLGFAAVLSGVVAFIFSKKDLF encoded by the coding sequence ATGATTCGTATTTTTAAGACAGAAGACGGCATGATCCATCAGGTGGACGAGGCGGAGAGCGGGTGCTGGATCGCACTTACCAACCCGACAGCTACAGAGATCCTTGAGGTGGCGGAGCGGTACGGGATCGATCCCGACCATGTAAAAGCCCCTCTGGATGAGGAGGAACGTTCCCGTATCGAGAGCGAGGAGGATTACAGCCTGGTGCTGGTGGATATCCCCATGATCGAGGAGCGCAATGAAAAAGACTGGTATGTAACGATCCCCATGGGCATCATTATGACGAATGATATCATCGTTACGGTATGCCTGGAGGATACGCCAGTGCTGACGGCGTTCATGGATGGACGGGTGAGAGACTTTTATACGTATATGAAGACCCGGTTCATCCTGCAGATCCTGTACAAGAACGCATCTCTCTACCTGCAGTATCTTCGCATCATCGACAAGAAAAGTGAAGTGGTGGAGCGGGAGCTTCACAAATCCCAGCGGAACCGGGAGCTGATCGAGCTTCTGGAGCTGGAGAAGAGTCTGGTGTATTTTACCACCTCCCTCCGTTCCAATGAGGTGGTCTTAGAGAAGCTGTTAAAGAGTGAGAAGATCAAAAAATATCCGGAGGATACGGATCTTCTGGAGGATGTTATCATCGAGAACAAGCAGGCGATCGAGATGGCCAATATCTACAGCGGTATTTTGAGCGGGACGATGGATGCGTTTGCATCGGTCATTTCCAACAATCTGAATATCGTGATGAAATTTCTGGCGACCATCACCATTGTCATGTCCATTCCGACCATGGTGGCAAGCTTATACGGCATGAATGTGAACCACGTGGGGATGCCCTTTGCGGACAGCCCGTACGGATTCTGGATCGTACTGGGATTTGCGGCGGTGCTTTCCGGCGTAGTTGCCTTCATCTTCTCTAAAAAGGATCTTTTTTAA
- a CDS encoding 2-hydroxycarboxylate transporter family protein translates to MEKKLNFKVCGLSAKYFVPFFVVVMASVYLGFMPTAKIYSNEAGTYVATSFIMTIAYLMAVGGIFFWLGNTIPIVNNYLGGACLLPLLGASFMNYIGLVPQELVNGTKVLMSGGFQDAYIAMLLVGSILVMDRKILLGATARYLPTVLGSQVFALGFCMLAGMITGYGIPEALFDIGAPCMSGGSGGAMTTLPALYTSLSGTDMTPMAGKFLCYASIANVLAVVMAAVGGALTSRIKGLNGNGDILRAKGAAVQTEGEKRPVTSADYVALGSGIFMSFCLYLLGNILGQLPGFSVIPGLAWTIVFGIIIKCTGIIPDSVGDSCVYSMNFALKALLPMLIAGIGINSLKFATLAEFFSVGAFVVIFMAVLGAFIGAMIFGKLSGLWSYEAGVTAGLCCCNIGGSGDLAVLSAANRMNLLAFASISTRIGGALMVIWIGLLYPLFH, encoded by the coding sequence ATGGAAAAGAAACTGAACTTTAAGGTATGCGGGTTATCGGCAAAATATTTTGTCCCATTCTTTGTGGTCGTTATGGCGAGTGTATATCTGGGATTTATGCCGACTGCAAAGATTTATTCCAATGAAGCAGGAACTTATGTGGCGACGAGCTTTATTATGACCATAGCATATCTGATGGCGGTCGGCGGTATATTCTTCTGGCTGGGCAACACGATTCCGATCGTGAACAACTATCTGGGAGGCGCATGTCTGCTTCCGCTGCTGGGGGCGTCGTTTATGAACTATATCGGACTGGTTCCGCAGGAACTTGTAAACGGTACAAAGGTCCTGATGTCCGGCGGCTTTCAGGATGCATATATTGCGATGCTGCTGGTTGGTTCTATCCTTGTTATGGACCGCAAGATCCTGTTGGGGGCAACGGCAAGATATCTGCCGACGGTACTGGGCAGTCAGGTGTTTGCACTGGGCTTTTGTATGCTGGCAGGTATGATCACCGGCTATGGCATCCCGGAAGCGCTGTTTGATATAGGGGCTCCGTGTATGTCCGGCGGTTCCGGCGGCGCCATGACCACACTTCCGGCTCTGTATACCAGTTTATCCGGCACCGATATGACTCCGATGGCGGGAAAGTTCCTGTGTTATGCTTCTATCGCAAATGTGCTTGCTGTTGTTATGGCAGCAGTCGGGGGCGCGCTGACTTCCAGGATAAAGGGGTTAAATGGTAATGGTGATATTCTCCGGGCAAAAGGCGCAGCGGTTCAGACCGAGGGAGAAAAAAGGCCGGTTACGTCTGCAGACTATGTTGCACTTGGCTCCGGGATTTTCATGAGCTTCTGCCTGTACCTGCTTGGCAATATCCTGGGGCAGCTTCCCGGATTCAGCGTAATCCCAGGGCTGGCATGGACGATCGTTTTTGGCATCATCATCAAATGTACTGGTATTATCCCGGATTCTGTTGGGGACAGCTGTGTATACTCCATGAACTTTGCCTTGAAGGCGCTGCTGCCAATGCTGATCGCAGGGATCGGTATCAACTCCCTGAAATTTGCAACACTGGCGGAGTTCTTCAGTGTGGGTGCGTTTGTAGTGATCTTTATGGCGGTACTTGGCGCATTTATTGGCGCTATGATCTTCGGAAAGCTTTCTGGCCTGTGGTCTTATGAGGCAGGCGTTACAGCCGGTCTTTGCTGCTGCAATATTGGCGGATCCGGCGATCTGGCGGTGCTGTCAGCAGCAAACCGTATGAACCTGTTGGCTTTTGCTTCCATCTCCACCCGCATCGGCGGCGCGTTGATGGTGATCTGGATCGGCCTTTTGTATCCGCTGTTCCACTAA
- a CDS encoding phosphate acyltransferase, producing the protein MIKNFEQLKDMLRSMPVRRRVAVTPAQDEHTLEAVCRAYQDGMVDPVLIGDEPAIRGILEKLGVSAEGITIIHIQDPIESIQKAADLARAGEVDCIMKGRTETGTLMKVLVNKERGIRKNDTMSLLAFMESPNYHKVFAITDVGLLTYPTKEQKRAAIINAVEAFHALGVEQPKVAIIAAVEKVNPKMKETVEAGEIKEEGVEGCIIEGPISYDLAMDPQSAPVKGYESPVAGDADVLVMPDIVSGNVAAKTVTVIGGGRTGGVVLGAQVPVLLVSRAASADDKYMSIVLAALVGKN; encoded by the coding sequence ATGATAAAGAATTTTGAACAGTTAAAAGACATGCTTCGCTCCATGCCGGTCAGACGCCGCGTTGCAGTGACACCGGCTCAGGACGAACATACACTGGAAGCTGTCTGCCGTGCTTATCAGGATGGCATGGTGGATCCGGTTCTGATCGGCGATGAACCGGCTATTAGGGGAATTTTGGAGAAGCTTGGGGTTTCGGCAGAAGGAATCACGATCATCCATATCCAGGATCCAATTGAGAGTATCCAGAAGGCGGCCGACCTGGCGCGTGCGGGAGAAGTGGACTGCATTATGAAAGGCAGGACGGAGACCGGGACACTGATGAAAGTGCTGGTAAATAAAGAACGCGGTATCCGCAAAAATGATACCATGAGCCTTTTGGCCTTTATGGAAAGCCCAAACTACCACAAAGTTTTTGCTATTACCGATGTGGGACTTCTGACATATCCCACAAAAGAGCAGAAGCGGGCGGCAATCATCAATGCGGTAGAGGCCTTCCATGCGCTGGGAGTGGAGCAGCCGAAGGTAGCCATTATCGCGGCTGTGGAAAAAGTAAATCCAAAGATGAAGGAAACGGTCGAGGCAGGAGAGATCAAAGAAGAAGGGGTGGAGGGCTGTATCATCGAAGGCCCGATCAGTTATGACCTGGCGATGGACCCGCAGTCGGCTCCGGTCAAGGGGTACGAAAGTCCGGTTGCGGGAGATGCAGACGTTCTGGTTATGCCTGATATTGTAAGCGGAAATGTAGCGGCAAAAACGGTCACTGTCATAGGCGGGGGACGTACAGGCGGCGTAGTGCTCGGGGCACAGGTCCCGGTGCTTCTGGTATCCCGTGCGGCAAGTGCAGATGATAAATACATGTCCATCGTGCTGGCGGCACTGGTGGGGAAAAATTAA